One part of the Bradyrhizobium sp. CB1650 genome encodes these proteins:
- a CDS encoding ABC transporter ATP-binding protein, with protein MDSVAQRLSAVGAGAALELRGVTRLFGALAALTDVTITVRPGERRAVLGSNGAGKTTLFNCITGDFPPSSGTIRFFGEDVTHFPPHERIRRGLRRTYQISALFPGLTVQDNVYLACRGVSRGRFSFLRPGQNDALMHAADNLVQAVHLAAVKDQRVAELAHGQQRQLEIALALAGAPRFVLFDEPAAGLSPTERLELIEILTSLPAHIGYIIIEHDMDVALRVVESVTMMHNGRVFKEGLPQEIESDPEVQELYLGGGHE; from the coding sequence ATGGATAGCGTCGCGCAACGCCTCTCGGCCGTCGGCGCCGGGGCCGCACTCGAGCTGCGCGGCGTGACGCGGCTGTTCGGCGCGCTCGCCGCGCTGACCGACGTCACCATCACCGTGCGTCCCGGCGAGCGGCGCGCGGTGCTCGGCTCGAACGGCGCCGGCAAGACTACGCTGTTCAACTGCATCACTGGCGACTTCCCGCCCTCCTCCGGCACCATCCGCTTCTTCGGCGAGGACGTCACCCACTTCCCGCCCCATGAACGCATCCGCCGCGGCCTGCGCCGGACCTATCAGATCTCGGCATTGTTCCCCGGCCTCACCGTGCAGGACAATGTCTATCTCGCCTGTCGTGGCGTCTCGCGCGGGCGCTTCTCGTTCCTGCGTCCCGGGCAGAACGATGCCCTGATGCACGCGGCCGACAACCTCGTGCAGGCGGTGCATCTGGCTGCGGTGAAGGACCAGCGCGTGGCCGAGCTCGCGCACGGCCAGCAGCGCCAGCTCGAGATCGCGCTCGCACTCGCCGGCGCTCCGCGCTTCGTCCTGTTCGACGAGCCGGCGGCAGGCCTGTCGCCGACCGAACGGCTGGAGCTGATCGAGATCCTGACCTCGTTGCCCGCGCACATCGGCTACATCATCATCGAGCACGACATGGACGTCGCCTTGCGCGTCGTCGAGAGCGTCACGATGATGCACAACGGCCGCGTCTTCAAGGAAGGCCTGCCGCAGGAGATCGAGTCCGATCCCGAGGTGCAGGAGCTTTATCTCGGAGGCGGCCATGAATGA
- a CDS encoding branched-chain amino acid ABC transporter permease, translating to MSLAHDARVAVRPAAVAQRPARAWQEINNPAAWIVAAILLIMPLIANGFFLIEIFATTLILGIMALSLMFLAGYGGMVSLMQLTIAGFAAYMVAVFGTSDNANISLGWPWWLAVPMALALATAFGTLGGALAVRTEGIYTIMITLAIGAAFYYFTNQNWAIFNGHTGINNVATPHFFGVNWRADIPFYYVVLAVAALCYFAVEYISRAPFGLALQGVRDNPRRMAALGFNVDAHRVAAYAFASFVAALAGVLQVWNYRQISPGSVSVGACIDVLIIAVVGGITRPIGPFIGALIFVLLRTFALDFLVKLGLDGNRFRLLIGLGFLAIVFWSSDGVIGLWQRWRQHQHRDANRSGGGRRHG from the coding sequence ATGTCGCTCGCCCACGACGCCCGCGTTGCCGTTCGTCCCGCCGCCGTGGCGCAACGTCCCGCCCGGGCATGGCAGGAGATCAACAATCCCGCCGCCTGGATCGTCGCGGCCATTCTCCTGATCATGCCGCTGATCGCCAACGGCTTCTTCCTGATCGAGATTTTCGCCACCACGCTGATCCTCGGCATCATGGCGCTGAGCCTGATGTTCCTCGCCGGCTACGGCGGCATGGTGAGCCTGATGCAGCTCACCATCGCGGGCTTCGCGGCCTACATGGTCGCCGTGTTCGGCACCAGCGACAACGCCAATATCAGCCTCGGCTGGCCGTGGTGGCTCGCGGTCCCGATGGCGCTGGCGCTGGCGACCGCCTTCGGCACGCTCGGCGGTGCCCTCGCCGTGCGCACCGAAGGCATCTACACCATCATGATCACGCTGGCGATCGGCGCCGCCTTCTACTATTTCACCAACCAGAACTGGGCGATCTTCAACGGCCACACCGGCATCAACAACGTTGCCACGCCGCACTTCTTTGGCGTCAACTGGCGGGCCGACATTCCCTTCTATTATGTCGTGCTCGCCGTCGCCGCGCTCTGCTACTTCGCCGTCGAGTACATCTCCCGCGCACCGTTCGGCCTGGCGCTCCAGGGCGTGCGCGACAATCCGCGGCGCATGGCTGCGCTCGGCTTCAACGTCGACGCGCATCGCGTCGCAGCCTACGCGTTCGCCTCCTTCGTAGCCGCGCTCGCCGGCGTCCTGCAGGTCTGGAACTACCGCCAGATCTCGCCGGGCTCGGTCAGCGTCGGCGCCTGCATCGACGTGCTGATCATCGCCGTCGTCGGCGGCATCACGCGTCCGATCGGCCCCTTCATCGGCGCGCTGATCTTCGTGCTACTGCGCACCTTCGCGCTCGATTTCCTGGTCAAGCTCGGGCTCGACGGCAACCGCTTCCGGCTGCTGATCGGGCTCGGCTTCCTCGCCATCGTGTTCTGGTCGTCGGACGGCGTCATCGGCCTGTGGCAGCGCTGGCGCCAGCATCAGCACCGTGACGCCAACCGTTCCGGCGGGGGGCGCCGCCATGGATAG
- a CDS encoding branched-chain amino acid ABC transporter permease, which translates to MTRFVERHPAWALILIIAIVIVLWLVFAVWPPGLEEAIGRKRVFLNAVFNGITLGGLYFLVASGFTLIFGLMRNVNLAHGSLYLFGGYVGYAISASTGSWLLSFIVAFILTALVGVLLQVIVFRRMEGQDLRQTMVTIGLSIVFADLMLWACGGDFYQIQTPNWLIGPVELPLITAIKSSGEPVYLRYPLVRLAIFAASVLIGVAMWLALNRTRVGMMIRAGVDDRDILAATGVRIQLVFVLVFAFGAGLAGIAGVVGGTFQSLSPGEDIRFLLASLVVVIVGGMGSIPGAALGALIIGLAEQLGSVYIPTYAIVVTFLIMVLVLAIRPQGLLARR; encoded by the coding sequence ATGACCCGCTTTGTCGAGCGCCATCCCGCCTGGGCGCTGATCCTCATCATTGCCATCGTCATCGTGCTCTGGCTGGTCTTCGCGGTCTGGCCGCCGGGCCTCGAAGAGGCGATCGGCCGCAAGCGGGTCTTCCTCAACGCCGTCTTCAACGGCATCACGCTCGGCGGCCTCTACTTCCTCGTTGCCAGCGGCTTCACGCTGATCTTCGGCCTGATGCGCAACGTCAACCTCGCGCACGGCTCGCTCTATCTGTTCGGCGGCTATGTCGGCTACGCCATCAGCGCCTCGACCGGCTCCTGGCTGCTCAGCTTCATCGTCGCCTTCATTCTGACCGCGCTGGTCGGCGTCCTGCTCCAGGTGATCGTGTTCCGCAGGATGGAGGGACAGGATCTCAGGCAGACCATGGTGACGATTGGGCTCTCGATCGTGTTTGCCGATCTCATGCTGTGGGCATGCGGCGGCGATTTCTACCAGATCCAGACCCCGAACTGGCTGATCGGCCCCGTGGAGCTGCCGCTGATCACGGCGATCAAATCCTCGGGCGAGCCAGTCTATCTCCGATATCCGCTGGTGCGGCTCGCGATCTTCGCCGCTTCTGTGCTCATCGGTGTGGCGATGTGGCTCGCGCTCAACCGCACCCGGGTCGGCATGATGATCCGCGCCGGGGTCGACGATCGCGATATTCTGGCCGCGACTGGCGTGCGCATCCAGCTCGTCTTCGTGCTGGTGTTCGCGTTCGGCGCAGGGCTTGCCGGCATCGCCGGCGTCGTCGGCGGCACCTTCCAGTCGCTGTCGCCCGGTGAAGACATCCGTTTCCTGCTAGCCTCCCTCGTGGTGGTGATCGTGGGTGGCATGGGCTCGATCCCGGGTGCGGCGCTCGGCGCGCTCATCATCGGCCTCGCCGAACAGCTCGGCTCGGTCTACATCCCGACCTATGCCATCGTCGTGACCTTCCTGATCATGGTTCTGGTGCTGGCAATCCGGCCGCAAGGCCTGCTCGCGAGGCGATGA
- a CDS encoding AraC family transcriptional regulator, which translates to MSRALAVFHGRFGRATVYQLNRPFNIHAHREGHLIFHVGGMPACIDVSDGHYDLTESSVVAVNPWEPHNFLPTDLESGAIFFVLYVNAEWFAPDTSGTDRLRFGRTQFKRTVALDKHIRRTAALVCGAPSLSSLDSELRRLIDICYDESWQQAEITRDARANGAVTDFRVRKCIKLMSESPGAEMELDTIARESGLSRPHFYRLFRVQTGVTPHLYLNTLIMEQALEALVAGETPIADIGFDLGFSSQSGFTRFFAANVGMAPTDYRRAAKVLRA; encoded by the coding sequence ATGAGCCGGGCGCTCGCCGTCTTCCACGGCCGGTTCGGTCGGGCGACGGTTTATCAGTTGAACCGCCCTTTCAACATCCACGCGCATCGCGAAGGTCATCTGATCTTCCATGTCGGGGGCATGCCGGCATGCATCGACGTGTCCGACGGACACTACGACCTCACCGAATCCTCCGTCGTCGCCGTCAACCCCTGGGAGCCGCACAATTTCCTGCCGACGGATCTCGAGAGCGGCGCGATCTTCTTCGTGCTCTATGTCAACGCCGAATGGTTTGCGCCCGACACGTCCGGCACCGACCGGCTGCGTTTCGGCCGCACCCAATTCAAGCGTACCGTCGCGCTCGACAAGCACATCAGGCGGACCGCCGCGCTCGTGTGCGGCGCACCATCGCTCTCCAGCCTCGATTCCGAGCTGCGGCGACTGATCGACATCTGCTACGACGAAAGCTGGCAGCAGGCCGAGATCACGCGCGATGCGCGCGCCAACGGCGCGGTGACCGACTTTCGCGTGCGCAAATGCATCAAGCTGATGTCCGAGAGTCCCGGGGCGGAAATGGAGCTCGATACGATCGCGCGGGAATCCGGTCTGTCGCGGCCGCATTTCTACCGGCTGTTCCGCGTCCAGACCGGCGTCACGCCGCATCTCTATCTCAACACGCTGATCATGGAACAGGCGCTCGAAGCGCTCGTGGCCGGCGAGACGCCGATCGCCGATATCGGCTTCGATCTCGGCTTCTCCTCGCAGAGCGGCTTCACCCGCTTCTTCGCCGCCAATGTCGGGATGGCCCCGACCGATTATCGCCGTGCAGCCAAGGTTTTGCGCGCCTGA
- a CDS encoding ABC transporter substrate-binding protein: MSKCGVGLIALSGLFLSGAALAQEKIKVGVTATLEGTYTVLGEDGMRGHQTALNVLGKKVGNKELEFIVASTDATPDSAVRAVRKLIEQDKVQILLSPLSGDEGIAVKNFAKTHPELTFINAASGAQETTYVDPAPNFFRYNMDGAQWQVGLGKYAYETKGYRKIATVGEDYSFIYTQVFGLVLEFCGQGGQVTNRQWVPLGTKDFASVIAALPDDVDAIYLGLGGADAVNFLNQYQQAGGKAHLMGGSIMIDQTILSSKGNAKNALIGTIAASGQADTWEDPGWQKFVKAYQDAFPPNKRFPSPSLLATNYYGSTMALILALREVNGDLSDNQSKFKAALAKIELDAPNGKIKLDSNRQAIGTNFVTEVVDDGKGALFSKVVKVIPNVNQTLGYDPAVFAKIGLPSRTVPECKKY; this comes from the coding sequence ATGTCGAAATGTGGTGTGGGACTAATCGCGCTGAGCGGCCTGTTTCTTTCAGGCGCCGCACTCGCCCAGGAAAAGATCAAAGTGGGCGTCACTGCGACGCTCGAAGGCACCTACACGGTGCTCGGCGAGGACGGCATGCGCGGTCACCAGACGGCGCTGAACGTGCTGGGCAAGAAGGTCGGGAACAAGGAGCTCGAGTTCATCGTCGCATCCACCGATGCAACGCCGGATTCGGCGGTGCGGGCGGTGCGCAAGCTGATCGAGCAGGACAAGGTGCAGATCCTGCTCTCGCCGCTCTCCGGCGACGAGGGCATCGCGGTGAAGAACTTCGCCAAGACCCATCCCGAGCTGACCTTCATCAATGCGGCATCCGGCGCGCAGGAAACCACCTATGTCGACCCTGCCCCGAACTTCTTCCGCTACAATATGGACGGCGCGCAGTGGCAGGTGGGCCTCGGCAAATACGCCTATGAAACCAAGGGCTATCGCAAGATCGCAACCGTCGGCGAAGACTATTCCTTCATCTACACCCAGGTGTTCGGCCTGGTGCTCGAATTCTGCGGACAGGGCGGACAGGTCACGAACCGGCAATGGGTGCCGCTCGGCACCAAGGATTTTGCCTCCGTCATCGCCGCCCTGCCCGACGACGTCGACGCCATCTACCTCGGCCTCGGCGGCGCTGACGCCGTCAACTTCCTCAACCAGTACCAGCAGGCCGGCGGCAAGGCGCATCTGATGGGCGGTTCCATCATGATCGACCAGACCATCCTCTCGTCCAAGGGCAATGCGAAGAACGCGCTGATCGGCACCATCGCGGCGAGCGGCCAGGCCGACACCTGGGAGGATCCGGGCTGGCAGAAGTTCGTGAAGGCCTATCAGGACGCCTTCCCGCCCAACAAGCGCTTCCCGAGCCCGTCGCTCCTGGCCACCAATTATTACGGCTCGACCATGGCGCTGATCCTCGCGCTGCGCGAGGTCAACGGCGATCTCAGCGACAATCAGTCGAAGTTCAAGGCGGCGCTGGCGAAGATCGAACTCGACGCGCCGAACGGCAAGATCAAGCTCGACTCCAACCGCCAGGCGATCGGCACCAATTTCGTCACCGAGGTCGTCGACGACGGCAAGGGAGCGCTGTTCAGCAAGGTCGTGAAGGTGATCCCGAACGTGAACCAGACCCTCGGCTACGATCCGGCGGTGTTCGCGAAGATCGGGCTGCCGAGCCGTACCGTACCGGAATGTAAGAAGTACTGA
- a CDS encoding molybdopterin guanine dinucleotide-containing S/N-oxide reductase — protein sequence MDDTIGYPDPGLDLSDGFKPHTSHWGVFSARHGEAGLEVRHYAGDPDPNGIIDNFPGALRHQARIARPAIRRGWLERGPGPDDRRGRDEFVSVSWETALDLLGSELSRIRDTRGPGVVFGGSYGWSSAGRFHHAQSQVHRFLNVALGGYVRSVNTYSSGASSVLLPQILAGYEDITKRNVTWEQIAAESEIVLAFGGMALKNSMVAGGSISKHVERGTMEAARRRGCEFILVSPLRDDLPVEAGAEWMTCVPGTDTALMLGIVHSLVEGNLHDQDFLDRYTEGWPVFLRYLTGESDGQAKSAEWAATICGVDAATIRKLARRLAGKRALITVSHSLQRAEHGEQPVWMGLVLAAALGQIGLPGGGYAYSLGAIGYYGRRVNDVPGPTLGQGRNGVADFIPVARIADMLLNPGATYRYNGETRVYPDIRLVYWAGGNPFHHHQDINRLRKAFAQLDTFVVHELAWTATARHADIVLPSTMTLEREDIGYSTNDPLMVAMHRIAEPFGLARDDYEIFADLAERLGAREPFTEGRNARQWLAHLYEPTRASLKARGLEAPSFDEFWERGSLVVPQQPDDGGRLRRFREDPVAHALPTPSGRIEIFSQKIAGHGDADCPGHPVWLEKTDVPKSGSPCFLVANQPVTRLHSQLDFGGHSLQAKHRGREVARMNPRDADARGIKDGDIIRLFNERGACLAAVHVTDGIAAGVVQLPTGAWYDPMDPEDEAPLCVHGNPNVLTRDIGTSSLAQGCTGQLTTVEVERFTGNLPPIRAFDPV from the coding sequence ATGGACGACACAATTGGCTACCCCGATCCCGGCCTGGACCTGTCGGACGGCTTCAAGCCGCACACCTCGCATTGGGGCGTGTTCTCGGCGCGTCACGGCGAGGCCGGACTCGAAGTCAGGCATTATGCGGGAGATCCGGATCCGAACGGCATCATCGACAATTTTCCCGGTGCGTTGCGCCACCAGGCGCGCATCGCCCGGCCGGCGATCCGCCGCGGTTGGCTCGAACGCGGCCCCGGTCCCGATGATCGCCGCGGCCGCGACGAATTCGTCTCCGTGAGCTGGGAGACGGCGCTGGACTTGTTGGGGAGCGAGCTGTCGCGCATCCGCGACACGCGCGGCCCCGGTGTAGTGTTTGGCGGTTCCTATGGCTGGTCGAGCGCCGGTCGCTTCCACCACGCGCAGAGCCAGGTTCACCGCTTCCTCAACGTCGCGTTGGGCGGCTATGTGCGTTCGGTCAACACCTACTCCTCGGGTGCATCCTCGGTGCTGCTGCCGCAGATCCTGGCGGGCTACGAAGACATCACCAAGCGCAACGTCACCTGGGAACAGATCGCGGCCGAGAGCGAGATCGTGCTGGCGTTCGGCGGCATGGCACTGAAGAACTCGATGGTGGCCGGCGGTTCGATCAGCAAGCACGTCGAGCGCGGCACCATGGAAGCGGCGCGCCGGCGCGGCTGCGAGTTCATCCTGGTCAGCCCGCTGCGTGACGATCTGCCAGTGGAGGCCGGCGCCGAATGGATGACATGCGTGCCCGGCACCGACACTGCCCTGATGCTCGGCATCGTCCACTCGCTGGTCGAGGGAAACCTGCACGATCAGGACTTCCTTGATCGCTACACCGAAGGTTGGCCGGTCTTCCTGCGCTATTTGACCGGCGAGAGCGACGGGCAGGCCAAGAGCGCCGAATGGGCCGCAACGATCTGCGGCGTCGATGCGGCCACGATCCGCAAGCTGGCGCGCCGCCTTGCCGGAAAGAGGGCGCTCATCACCGTCTCGCATTCGCTGCAGCGCGCCGAGCACGGCGAGCAGCCGGTGTGGATGGGCCTGGTGCTGGCGGCAGCGCTCGGCCAGATCGGCTTGCCCGGCGGCGGCTACGCCTATTCGCTCGGTGCGATCGGCTATTACGGGCGCCGCGTCAACGACGTGCCGGGGCCGACGCTGGGGCAAGGCCGCAATGGCGTCGCCGATTTCATTCCGGTGGCGCGCATCGCCGACATGCTGCTCAATCCCGGTGCGACCTATCGCTACAATGGCGAGACGCGGGTCTATCCGGATATCCGGCTCGTCTATTGGGCCGGCGGAAATCCCTTCCATCACCACCAGGATATCAACCGTCTGCGCAAGGCCTTCGCCCAGCTCGACACGTTCGTCGTGCATGAACTGGCCTGGACTGCCACGGCCCGACACGCCGACATCGTCCTGCCCTCCACGATGACGCTCGAACGCGAGGACATCGGCTATTCAACCAACGATCCCTTGATGGTCGCCATGCACCGGATCGCCGAGCCGTTTGGCCTTGCACGCGACGACTATGAGATTTTTGCCGATCTCGCCGAGCGTCTGGGCGCTCGCGAACCCTTCACCGAAGGCCGCAACGCGCGGCAATGGTTGGCGCATCTCTACGAGCCGACCCGTGCGTCGCTCAAGGCGCGCGGCCTCGAGGCCCCGAGCTTCGATGAATTCTGGGAACGCGGCAGCCTGGTCGTGCCGCAACAGCCCGACGACGGCGGCAGGCTGCGTCGCTTCCGCGAAGATCCGGTCGCGCATGCCCTGCCGACGCCGAGCGGTCGAATCGAGATTTTTTCGCAAAAGATCGCGGGCCATGGCGATGCCGACTGTCCGGGCCATCCGGTCTGGCTCGAGAAGACCGACGTGCCCAAGTCCGGCTCGCCGTGTTTCCTCGTCGCCAATCAGCCGGTGACGCGTCTGCACAGCCAGCTCGACTTCGGCGGACATTCGCTTCAGGCAAAGCATCGCGGCCGCGAGGTCGCGCGCATGAATCCACGCGACGCGGACGCTCGCGGCATCAAGGACGGCGACATCATCCGCCTGTTCAACGAACGTGGCGCCTGCCTTGCCGCGGTGCATGTCACCGACGGCATTGCGGCCGGTGTCGTCCAGCTCCCGACCGGCGCGTGGTACGATCCGATGGACCCCGAGGACGAAGCGCCGCTCTGCGTTCACGGCAATCCCAACGTTCTCACCCGCGACATCGGCACCTCGTCTCTCGCGCAAGGCTGTACCGGCCAGCTCACGACGGTCGAGGTGGAGCGCTTCACCGGCAACCTGCCGCCGATCCGCGCCTTCGATCCGGTGTAG
- a CDS encoding adenylate/guanylate cyclase domain-containing protein: protein MQQIAEWLENLGLGQYVQRFAQNGIDIGVLPELMDEDFDKLGVLLGHRRKMLRAIAELDPAALIASPAPPHDAERRHLTVMFCDLVGSTELSARLDPEDMWEVIRAYRAACAKVIAAYDGMIARFVGDGILIYFGYPRAHEDDAERAVRAGLDIIAAIRQLKTREQVELRIAIATGLVVVGDLVSGTASEEQATVGDALNLAARLQSLAEPGAVVVAASTRRLLGDLFTFRNLGRREVKGIPEAIAVWAVEGAAASESRFEAVRAARSIGFVGRKEEIEFALSRQRLAWQGQGQMMLICGEAGIGKSRMVATLSESPTLGAHRRVRYQCSPYHTNSALHPFVAQLERAAGIGPNDTPAQKLDKLEAMLALGTASVAQATPLIAALLSIPTGDRYPPLGLSPAQQRRQTFAALLDQLEGLARQQPVLIICEDAHWADATTLELLDLAVDRIRGLPILVLVTSRPEFEPSWAGLANVSLLRLDRLDRQDTRALVEQVTVGRQLPREMMKQIIDKTDGIPLFVEELTKMVLESGLLVEDAGRYRLDSPLPPLAIPATLQDSLMARLDRLAPVKEVAQIGAAIGRDFSYALLRYVAGRDDLTLSAALAQLEGAELLVCRGAPPEANYSFKHALVQEAAYESLLRSRRQVLHKQIGDVLRDRFPLVAATEPEILAHHFSEAGLSEIALEWWRKAGEQALKRSAYSEAIAHLRKAIAIADELSSEPGRVMSRLHLQIAYGRALRGSLGHSAPETVAAWTRARQLAADINDPVELAPIHSGLFNASLTHGEIAPMRELANAIMSAAERRPESPVAAVAAHWTSGVTCWFGGDYLNARTHLERALAIYDAEPDPATFRMSALDLPFVILRFLALVLWPLGKIDRARRLAAEAVSAQGEKRALSQANALVHRAVFDGLCGGMLQQTETILALGLARDHTMPLYVAAGTYLNGLAKWRAGDRVAGLTDMRLGLIALHENDCYLCEPFWGLHVAVAEAEAGQSEAGLDMLGELIAWTEHSGQRWLDAELHRARAELLLRQAPSSLSSAEDAFSTALEIARGQQTKTFELRSALGLARMRNTKGRAAFEVLAAVLAEFDAERSLPEIEQAERLLRSKR from the coding sequence ATGCAGCAGATTGCGGAGTGGCTCGAGAATCTGGGGCTTGGGCAATACGTACAGCGTTTTGCTCAAAATGGGATCGACATAGGCGTCCTTCCCGAATTGATGGACGAAGACTTCGACAAGCTCGGAGTTCTGCTCGGCCATCGTCGCAAGATGCTGCGTGCCATTGCCGAACTCGATCCAGCCGCATTGATTGCATCGCCGGCTCCTCCGCACGACGCAGAGCGTCGTCACCTCACGGTCATGTTTTGCGATCTGGTCGGCTCGACTGAGCTTTCCGCGCGCCTCGATCCGGAGGACATGTGGGAAGTAATCCGTGCCTATCGCGCCGCCTGCGCCAAAGTCATCGCCGCTTACGACGGCATGATCGCCCGCTTCGTGGGCGACGGAATACTGATCTACTTCGGCTACCCCCGCGCACACGAGGACGATGCGGAGCGCGCAGTACGAGCGGGACTCGACATCATTGCAGCAATCAGGCAGCTCAAAACACGCGAGCAGGTCGAACTGCGTATCGCGATCGCAACCGGGCTTGTGGTGGTCGGCGATCTCGTCAGCGGAACTGCATCGGAGGAGCAGGCGACGGTCGGTGATGCGTTGAACCTCGCCGCTCGGCTCCAGAGCTTGGCGGAGCCCGGCGCAGTCGTCGTTGCCGCGTCGACGCGCCGGCTGCTTGGCGATCTCTTCACCTTTCGCAATCTCGGCCGCCGCGAGGTCAAGGGGATCCCCGAAGCCATCGCGGTCTGGGCCGTCGAAGGTGCTGCCGCGTCGGAGAGCCGCTTCGAGGCGGTTCGTGCGGCACGCTCGATCGGCTTCGTCGGTCGCAAGGAGGAGATCGAATTCGCGCTTTCGCGTCAGCGGCTGGCGTGGCAGGGGCAAGGCCAGATGATGCTGATTTGCGGGGAAGCCGGAATCGGCAAATCGCGCATGGTTGCCACGCTCTCGGAAAGCCCCACCTTGGGCGCGCACCGCCGGGTGCGGTATCAATGCTCGCCCTATCACACCAACAGTGCGCTTCATCCCTTCGTTGCGCAGCTCGAGCGTGCCGCCGGCATCGGGCCGAACGATACGCCCGCGCAAAAGCTCGACAAGCTCGAGGCGATGCTCGCACTTGGAACGGCGTCGGTTGCTCAAGCGACGCCGCTCATCGCGGCGCTCCTTTCGATTCCCACCGGCGACCGTTATCCACCGCTCGGCCTGAGCCCCGCGCAGCAGCGGCGACAGACGTTTGCCGCCCTTCTCGATCAGCTCGAAGGGCTGGCGCGGCAGCAGCCTGTACTGATCATCTGCGAAGACGCGCATTGGGCCGATGCCACGACACTCGAGCTGCTTGATCTTGCGGTCGACCGGATTAGGGGACTGCCGATACTTGTGCTGGTGACGTCCCGGCCCGAATTCGAGCCGTCCTGGGCCGGCCTTGCCAATGTCAGCCTGTTGCGGCTCGACCGGCTCGACCGACAGGACACGCGCGCTCTGGTCGAGCAGGTGACCGTCGGCCGCCAGCTTCCGCGCGAGATGATGAAGCAGATCATCGACAAGACCGACGGAATCCCGCTCTTCGTCGAGGAATTGACCAAGATGGTGCTGGAATCCGGACTGCTCGTCGAAGACGCCGGGCGCTATCGCCTCGATAGTCCACTTCCGCCGCTCGCCATTCCCGCGACGCTGCAGGATTCATTGATGGCGCGGCTCGACCGGCTCGCTCCCGTCAAGGAAGTAGCGCAGATCGGCGCCGCGATCGGCCGCGACTTCTCCTACGCATTGCTGAGATATGTCGCGGGGCGCGATGATCTGACGCTGAGCGCCGCGCTAGCGCAGCTCGAAGGGGCGGAACTGCTGGTGTGCCGCGGAGCTCCACCCGAAGCAAACTATAGTTTCAAGCATGCACTCGTTCAGGAAGCGGCGTATGAGAGCCTGCTCAGGAGCAGGCGGCAGGTGCTCCACAAGCAGATCGGCGATGTCCTGCGCGATAGATTTCCACTCGTCGCTGCGACCGAGCCGGAAATCCTTGCACACCACTTCAGCGAGGCGGGACTGAGCGAGATCGCCCTCGAATGGTGGCGCAAGGCAGGCGAACAAGCGCTGAAACGCTCGGCCTATTCTGAAGCGATTGCGCATCTTCGCAAAGCGATTGCCATCGCCGATGAATTGTCCAGTGAGCCCGGCCGGGTGATGAGCAGGCTCCACCTCCAGATCGCGTATGGCCGCGCATTGCGGGGCAGCCTCGGGCACAGTGCGCCCGAAACGGTAGCCGCATGGACGCGCGCCCGGCAGCTCGCAGCAGACATCAATGATCCAGTTGAACTTGCGCCGATCCATTCGGGGCTCTTCAATGCCAGCCTGACGCATGGCGAGATCGCTCCGATGCGAGAGCTGGCGAATGCCATCATGAGTGCCGCCGAGCGACGGCCGGAATCGCCGGTGGCGGCGGTCGCCGCACACTGGACGAGTGGGGTGACCTGTTGGTTCGGGGGCGACTATTTGAACGCGAGAACGCATCTCGAGCGGGCGCTTGCGATCTATGATGCCGAGCCGGATCCGGCGACGTTCAGGATGTCGGCGCTGGATCTCCCGTTCGTCATCCTGAGATTTCTGGCGCTGGTGCTTTGGCCGCTCGGAAAGATAGACCGCGCGCGCCGGCTCGCCGCAGAAGCGGTGAGTGCTCAAGGAGAGAAGCGGGCGCTTTCCCAAGCCAATGCGCTCGTTCACAGGGCTGTTTTCGACGGGCTATGCGGGGGTATGTTGCAGCAAACAGAGACGATCCTGGCGCTGGGGCTGGCTCGCGACCATACAATGCCTTTGTACGTGGCTGCCGGCACCTACCTGAACGGCCTGGCAAAGTGGCGTGCCGGCGACCGAGTGGCGGGGCTCACGGACATGCGCCTTGGGTTGATCGCGCTTCATGAGAATGACTGCTACCTCTGTGAACCTTTTTGGGGCCTGCATGTTGCCGTGGCAGAAGCGGAGGCGGGTCAGTCCGAAGCCGGCCTGGACATGCTGGGCGAACTGATCGCATGGACCGAGCATTCCGGTCAGCGTTGGCTTGATGCCGAACTGCATCGCGCGCGGGCCGAACTTCTATTGCGGCAGGCGCCTTCGAGCCTTTCCAGTGCCGAGGATGCCTTCAGCACAGCCCTGGAAATCGCCCGAGGTCAGCAGACGAAAACTTTCGAGCTCCGCAGCGCACTCGGACTTGCACGCATGCGCAATACGAAGGGCCGGGCGGCATTCGAGGTGCTCGCTGCCGTCCTCGCTGAATTTGATGCGGAGCGATCTCTCCCCGAAATCGAACAAGCAGAAAGATTGCTCAGGAGCAAACGATAG